The proteins below are encoded in one region of Phyllopteryx taeniolatus isolate TA_2022b chromosome 11, UOR_Ptae_1.2, whole genome shotgun sequence:
- the LOC133485905 gene encoding homeobox protein pv.1-like, translating to MVKYFSVDWLARSHRDTALASCRPHVPCVVQPGPPAYGKSYLQPKFKSSSPSHSTRCTSPISESSDYSSGYDSEAASSECLSVDEASEAGKECSQRRVRTKFTPEQISRLLKIFDKHKYLEAGERVKTARKLGLTETQVRTWFQNRRMKLKREVQDLAPQAQPVMFQHLHPIRYRAGAAQQSHYPATFYTVPVQPHLGPHCHRGSHLMIHNPYFY from the exons ATGGTGAAATACTTCTCTGTGGATTGGCTGGCCCGGAGCCACCGTGACACCGCGCTGGCCAGCTGCAGACCGCACGTGCCCTGCGTGGTGCAGCCGGGCCCGCCGGCTTACGGCAAAAGTTACCTGCAGCCCAAATTCAAGTCGTCCTCGCCTTCGCATTCGACGCGCTGCACGTCACCAA TTTCCGAATCGAGCGACTACTCCTCTGGCTATGACAGTGAAGCGGCTTCCTCGGAGTGTCTGTCTGTGGACGAGGCCAGCGAGGCGGGGAAAGAGTGCTCCCAGCGGAGGGTACGCACTAAATTCACCCCCGAGCAGATCAGCAGGCTGCTCAAGATCTTCGACAAGCACAAGTACCTGGAGGCTGGCGAGAGGGTGAAGACGGCGCGCAAACTGGGCCTAACTGAAACGCAG GTGAGGACCTGGTTTCAGAACCGCAGGATGAAGCTCAAACGGGAGGTGCAGGACCTCGCTCCCCAAGCGCAGCCGGTCATGTTCCAACACCTCCACCCGATTCGGTACCGCGCCGGTGCCGCACAGCAAAGCCACTACCCCGCCACCTTTTACACCGTCCCCGTGCAGCCGCATTTGGGCCCTCACTGTCACAGAGGGTCCCACCTCATGATCCACAACCCATATTTCTACTGA